The following are encoded in a window of Fusarium verticillioides 7600 chromosome 6, whole genome shotgun sequence genomic DNA:
- a CDS encoding ATP-binding protein — protein sequence MRPTSARLFQCFRALQHENPLGLPRSGTPPTWGKRPVRRKITGVEKVIAVSSAKGGVGKSTVAANLSLAFARLGFRAGILDTDIFGPSIPTLFDLSGEPRLSSNNQLIPLTNYGVKTMSMGYLVGENAPVVWRGPMVMKAIQQLLHEVEWGGLDVLVLDLPPGTGDTQLTITQQVILDGSVIVTTPHTLATKDAVKGINMFKTVDVNILGLVQNMSLFTCPHCHGATNIFGSNARVEKLCQEHQIDFLGDIPLHPNIGDDGDRGKPTVVAEPTSERASAFLKIVQDICPKIDLSGK from the exons ATGCGTCCAACATCGGCCCGTCTCTTTCAGTGCTTCCGGGCACTGCAACATGAAAATCCATTA GGTCTCCCTCGATCAGGAACGCCGCCAACCTGGGGTAAACGCCCGGTCCGTCGCAAAATCACAGGTGTCGAGAAAGTCATTGCAGTATCCTCTGCCAAAGGTGGTGTAGGCAAAAGCACAGTTGCAG CAAATTTGTCTCTGGCTTTCGCTCGTCTTGGCTTTCGTGCTGGGATCCTGGACACTGATATCTTTGGTCCATCTATTCCAACCTTGTTTGACCTGTCCGGAGAACCGAGGTTATCAAGTA ATAACCAGCTCATCCCTCTCACAAACTATGGAGTCAAGACCATGTCCATGGGCTATCTAGTTGGCGAGAATGCACCAGTAGTTTGGCGAGGTCCCATGGTGATGAAAGCTATTCAGCAGCTTCTACATGAGGTAGAATGGGGCGGTCTGGATGTTCTTGTCCTAGACCTTCCTCCAGGTACAGGAGATACACAGTTGACCATCACACAGCAGGTCATTTTAGATG GCTCTGTCATCGTTACAACTCCTCATACTCTTGCCACCAAAGATGCTGTCAAAGGTATCAACATGTTCAAAACAGTTGATGTCAATATCCTTGGCCTGGTACAGAACATGTCCTTGTTCACATGCCCTCATTGTCATGGAGCAACCAATATCTTTGGTTCCAATGCAAGGGTCGAAAAGTTATGCCAAGAGCATCAGATCGACTTTTTAGGTGATATCCCATTGCATCCCAATATTGGAGATGACGGGGACAGAGGAAAACCCACAGTAGTTGCAGAACCTACGAGTGAGAGGGCTAGTGCCTTTTTGAAGATAGTACAAGATATCTGCCCCAAAATCGATCTTAGCGGTAAATAG
- a CDS encoding Atypical/ABC1/ABC1-C protein kinase — protein MRAGSFIGRLFVHPGFRTYPNVNTHTRFTIASLGRRFASQSSHSPRFTQWPKGAPKRIALRASGGAAALGTAAFVELSQQENGNDQETGEKRMLEVSRAEVKKGVSADSHGLSRLGERIKYLIDLLIIEPVCTGFRFLQLVVIFVPVIITIPAIYFGKRQPSRDNERSGTLWWYGFLVNEMEMAGPAFIKLGQWAASRTDIFPTEMCEIMSKLHSNAPAHSLHATRVTVEAAFGGRPFDDIFDEFQEKPLGVGAIAQVYKAKLKPGLAKPDEADLHDSYPLAQNMKRNVDTVLKSSPQRVPSSYVAVKVLHPYVERTVRRDLRIMGFFASLLNLIPTIEWLSLPDEVAQFGEMMKLQLDLRIEAANLATFRKNFKDRSTAWFPYPYTEYTTRNVLIEEYAQGIPLADFMENGGGVFQHDIADEGLDAFLRMLLLDNFVHADLHPGNIMVRFYQSAHPELRLRKTMTKAHPDEKEDVTEQVLERLRPYRHRKDPKAWEAELAKIDAEGFRPQLIFIDTGLVTELNAVNRENFLDLFRAVAEFDGYKAGHLMCERCRQPDAVLDKEVFALKMQHLVLGVKSRTLALGNVKIGDILQEVLSMVRNHHVRLEGDFVNVVISILLLEGIGRSLNPDVDLLSSSLPILRQLSAQSGPGMAKHGDFSMLVVWLGLEARRFMQASIEDVERCVKYDQLSPNV, from the exons ATGAGAGCTGGCTCCTTCATAGGCCGGCTTTTCGTCCACCCGGGCTTCCGAACATACCCCAACGTCAACACCCACACCAGGTTCACCATTGCCAGTCTTGGTCGTCGTTTCGCGTCTCAGAGCTCCCACAGCCCTCGATTCACACAATGGCCCAAAGGCGCGCCGAAAAGAATAGCACTGCGTGCTTCCGGTGGTGCTGCGGCACTAGGAACAGCTGCTTTTGTTGAGCTGTCGCAACAAGAAAACGGCAACGATCAAGAGACCGGCGAGAAGCGCATGCTCGAGGTATCACGGGCTGAGGTCAAAAAGGGCGTATCAGCCGATTCACATGGTCTTTCGAGGCTCGGAGAGCGCATCAAGTACTTGATCGACCTCTTGATCATCGAGCCCGTATGCACTGGGTTCCGTTTCCTCCAGCTTGTTGTAATTTTTGTGCCGGTGATAATCACCATTCCTGCCATATACTTTGGAAAACGACAACCTAGTAGAGACAACGAACGATCAGGTACGCTCTGGTGGTatggcttcttggtcaaCGAGATGGAAATGGCTGGCCCAGCCTTCATCAAACTCGGACAATGGGCTGCCTCGCGAACCGATATCTTCCCTACCGAAATGTGCGAGATCATGTCTAAGCTTCACTCGAATGCGCCGGCTCACTCACTCCATGCAACGCGCGTCACGGTGGAAGCTGCTTTTGGTGGCCGCCCCTTTGACGACATCTTTGACGAATTCCAGGAGAAGCCTTTAGGTGTTGGCGCTATCGCCCAGGtctacaaggccaagctgaagccaGGCTTGGCTAAGCCAGACGAAGCTGATCTTCATGACTCATATCCTCTGGCGCAAAATATGAAGCGCAATGTTGATACAGTGCTTAAGAGCTCACCGCAGAGAGTACCGTCGTCCTACGTTGCAGTCAAAGTGCTGCACCCATACGTCGAGAGGACGGTTCGACGAGACCTTCGCATCATGGGCTTCTTCGCTTCCCTGCTCAACTTGATTCCTACGATTGAGTGGCTGTCACTGCCCGACGAGGTTGCTCAATttggggagatgatgaagctccagCTTGACCTTCGCATAGAGGCCGCAAATCTGGCCACTTTCCGGAAGAACTTCAAAGATCGATCTACAGCCTGGTTCCCATACCCGTATACTGAATACACAACGCGAAATGTCCTTATTGAAGAATACGCCCAGGGTATCCCATTGGCAGACTTTATGGAGAATGGCGGCGGCGTCTTCCAACATGATATTGCCGACGAAGGCCTTGACGCTTTCCTCCGTATGTTACTCCTTGATAATTTTGTCCACGCTGATTTGCATCCTGGCAACATCATGGTGCGATTCTACCAATCAGCTCACCCCGAGCTGCGTCTAAGAAAGACAATGACAAAGGCGCAtcctgatgagaaggaagatgtgACCGAACAAGTGCTTGAACGACTTCGACCATATCGACACCGCAAGGATCCCAAGGCTTGGGAGGCggagctggccaagatcgaTGCTGAAGGTTTCCGGCCTCAGCTCATTTTTATCGACACTGGACTCGTGACTGAACTCAACGCTGTGAACCGCGAGAACTTCCTCGACCTTTTCCGCGCCGTTGCTGAGTTTGATGGTTACAAGGCCGGCCATCTCATGTGCGAACGCTGTCGCCAACCAGATGCTGTACTCGATAAAGAAGTATTTGCTCTAAAGATGCAGCATCTAGTTCTCGGTGTCAAGAGCCGCACCCTGGCTCTCGGTAACGTCAAAATCGGCGATATCCTGCAAGAGGTGCTTAGCATGGTTCGAAACCACCATGTTCGTCTCGAGGGCGATTTCGTCAACGTCGTAATTAGtattctgcttcttgagggtaTTGGTCGCAGTCTGAACCCCGATGTCGATCTACTCAGCAGCTCCTTGCCAATCCTGCGTCAGCTCAGCGCCCAGAGCGGCCCAGGTATGGCAAAGCATGGCGACTTTTCCATGCTAGTGGTATGGCTGGGATTGGAAGCAAGACGGTTTATGCAAGCCAGCATCGAAGAC GTCGAACGATGTGTCAAGTATGACCAACTTTCCCCCAATGTGTAA
- a CDS encoding cytochrome c heme lyase, producing MGWFWADTPVPAVPVGHPATTDKAPPPGCPMHQKSADAMNPVAKPKKPVDLPSTSGCPVPHAARTQEQPKSLISQLNPLNYMFPDLSQKPAPNQSFALPTTRDESTIPKGTGDGNWEYPSPQQMYNALLRKGYTDTDITAVEGMVSVHNFLNEGAWQEILGWEQRFARGLYKGWQICKRGEGHVQEALDRQRDGVDTEPSLVRFQGRPKELTPKATMMQVLGWIYPSKFGTEPPFDRHDWYVAREINGQRKEIRYIIDYYSGEPDAHGDPVFFLDVRPAATPLGAAERIIRWSTDTWWKAIGGDRHEQDPQPWFRGTS from the exons ATGGGTTGGTTTTGGGCAGACACGCCTGTTCCTGCGGTTCCTGTTGGACACCCAGCTACTACCGACAAGGCTCCTCCA CCTGGCTGCCCTATGCACCAAAAGTCTGCCGATGCCATGAACCCCGTGGCTaagcccaagaagcctgtcgATCTTCCTTCCACCTCAGGATGTCCCGTGCCTCACGCCGCCCGAACCCAAGAGCAGCCCAAATCTTTGATCTCCCAGCTCAACCCTCTGAATTACATGTTCCCCGATCTATCGCAAAAGCCGGCTCCTAACCAATCATTCGCTCTCCCGACAACCCGAGATGAGTCTACCATCCCCAAGGGTACAGGAGATGGCAACTGGGAGTACCCGTCTCCTCAGCAGATGTACAACGCGCTACTGCGCAAGGGATATACCGATACCGATATCACCGCCGTCGAGGGTATGGTTTCGGTACACAACTTCTTAAATGAGGGCGCATGGCAGGAGATTCTTGGCTGGGAACAACGATTTGCACGGGGGCTATACAAAGGATGGCAGATCTGCAAGAGGGGCGAAGGTCACGTTCAGGAAGCGCTTGATCGCCAAAGGGACGGTGTTGATACCGAGCCTAGTCTCGTTCGCTTCCAGGGCCGGCCCAAGGAGTTGACTCCCAAGGCCACTATGATGCAGGTTCTGGGCTGGATTTACCCTTCAAAGTTTGG CACCGAACCTCCCTTTGACCGACATGACTGGTACGTTGCGCGAGAGATCAACGGCCAAAGGAAGGAGATTCGATACATCATCGACTATTACTCTGGCGAGCCCGATGCCCACGGTGACcctgtcttcttcctcgatgTGCGTCCTGCCGCCACGCCCTTGGGTGCCGCCGAGCGTATCATTCGCTGGAGTACCGATACCTGGTGGAAGGCTATCGGCGGCGACAGACACGAGCAGGATCCCCAGCCTTGGTTCCGTGGCACTTCTTAA
- a CDS encoding PAB-dependent poly(A)-specific ribonuclease subunit PAN2, whose product MLIFARHDDMKDLRCMSFTSKGTAEVIAAGMQDTMLVIDLIKGDVVKQVPTEHQYTIMRRGRYICAATQTGSVNLLDPVTFAVIKSWNAHSALINDMDAQHDFIVTCGYSLRQGQNYMLDPFLNVFDIKKMSSMPPIPFPAGAAYVRMHPRMLTTSIVVSQSGQMHVVDLMNPNTSDVRLANVTSYLSMFEIAPSGEAIALTDADCSIHLWGSPTKLHFVDLPTPIEFATPEEPLPNIDWGPDTPLNMIGLPHYREALASAWPDIPCDVGAPPVKFDPQFLAGLKPTEFGMYGRNTRGLRRNQAENTRNVNKSGSSGLKAPKFLSEKARELATSNAAASDKKADELISSLTDMGLESKKSDVPVMYRTVEIKYSKFGVDDFDFGFYNNTRYSGLETHISNSYANSLLQIMHFTPVIRNLALQHAATSCVSEICLLCELGFLFDMLQKAEGSICQATNLLKTLSNHPQAGPLGLLEEDPHGSSLNVMLQGLTRFLLDKIVHDYRTINPSSTAMDQVLATSATTSIRCINCRSEYTRPGSTYVNDLLYPSPAGSRNAKLPRISFSQVLKNSVERETTSKGWCSRCQRYQTIATRKSIHSIPAVLMLNTAITNQDQRMLWSTPGWLPEEIGIIVEQGQFFCYEGEDLKLHLQRGIHNIAVYSLTGMAINIESGQSQKSHLVSMVNVAHAEPEAPGESRWHLFNDFLVRSVSTEEALAFNTSWKVPSVIAYQIRDENNKIDTEWRSNIDTSILYQDFNANADPSTKTYQVLNPETEAPGPNTIIALDTEFVAVRQPEIEMNSDGERETIRPIVYALARASVVRGQGENEGTPFIDDYINIKEPIVDYLTSYSGITEQDLDPRVSKHSLLSLKMAYKKMWILLNLGCKFLGHGLKQDFRVINIHIPKSQVIDTIDLFFLQTRLRRLSLAFLAWYLLKEDIQMETHDSIEDSRTALKLYKKYLEFQDAGILETILQDIYRAGREVNFKPPRKDGQHIPRTDTPPPLPVDGSTGPVTPVRSHNILAQTPGSAFGGGSSWTPGKGSPLP is encoded by the exons ATGCTGATCTTTGCCAGACATGACGATATGAAAGATTTGCGATGTATGAGCTTTACGTCTAAGGGAACGGCAGAGGTTATCGCTGCAGGAATGCAAGACACGATGCTTGTCATTGACCTCATTAAGGGTGATGTTGTCAAACAA GTGCCTACCGAACACCAGTACACAATAATGAGACGCGGGCGATATATATGCGCCGCAACTCAGACCGGTTCCGTCAACTTACTGGATCCTGTCACTTTTGCTGTCATCAAGTCTTGGAACGCGCACTCTGCTTTGATTAATGACATGGACGCTCAGCATGACTTCATCGTAACTTGCGGATACTCCTTAAGACAGGGTCAGAATTACATGCTTGACCCGTTCCTTAACGTCTTCGATATAAAGAAGATGTCATCGATGCCCCCTATTCCTTTCCCAGCTGGCGCTGCCTACGTGCGCATGCACccgaggatgttgacgaccAGCATCGTTGTCTCACAAAGTGGACAAATGCATGTTGTTGACTTAATGAATCCCAACACAAGCGACGTACGGTTGGCTAATGTTACTTCCTACTTGAGCATGTTTGAGATTGCACCCTCTGGCGAGGCGATTGCCCTCACAGATGCTGATTGCTCGATTCACCTTTGGGGATCCCCAACAAAACTCCATTTCGTGGACTTACCAACTCCGATCGAATTCGCAACTCCCGAAGAGCCCCTGCCCAATATTGACTGGGGCCCAGATAC ACCCCTGAACATGATCGGATTGCCGCATTATCGAGAGGCTCTGGCATCCGCCTGGCCAGACATCCCCTGCGATGTTGGAGCACCTCCTGTCAAGTTTGATCCACAGTTCCTGGCAGGGCTCAAGCCGACTGAGTTTGGGATGTACGGTCGCAATACTCGGGGTTTGCGAAGAAATCAGGCCGAGAACACTCGAAACGTGAACAAATCAGGAAGCTCTGGGCTCAAGGCCCCGAAATTCCTCAGTGAAAAAGCCCGCGAGCTTGCTACTAGTAATGCCGCTGCCTCTGATAAGAAGGCTGACGAGCTGATCAGCTCTCTTACTGATATGGGACTTGAAAGCAAGAAGTCTGACGTTCCAGTCATGTATAGAACTGTTGAGATCAAATACAGCAAATTCGGGGTGGACGACTTTGACTTCGG TTTCTACAACAACACGCGATACTCTGGACTCGAGACTCATATCTCGAATTCATATGCTAACTCGCTTTTACAAATCATGCACTTCACTCCTGTCATTCGaaatcttgctcttcagcatgCTGCTACCTCTTGCGTGAGCGAGATTTGCCTGCTGTGCGAGCTTGGATTCTTGTTTGATATGCTTCAAAAGGCTGAAGGCTCGATATGCCAAGCAACGAACTTACTAAAAACCCTGAGTAATCACCCTCAAG CCGGTCCTCTTGGTCTACTCGAGGAAGATCCTCATGGATCATCTCTTAACGTTATGCTTCAAGGACTCACTCGATTTCTCCTGGATAAAATAGTGCATGATTATAGGACTATCAACCCATCGTCGACTGCCATGGACCAG GTCTTGGCCACTTCCGCAACGACCTCAATCAGATGCATAAACTGTAGGAGCGAATATACTCGACCTGGATCAACATATGTCAATGATCTGCTTTATCCATCTCCT GCCGGCAGCCGAAATGCCAAGTTACCACGCATCAGCTTTTCTCAAGTTCTCAAAAATAGTGTTGAAAGGGAAACGACGTCCAAAGGATGGTGTAGTCGATGCCAGCGGTACCAGACCATAGCGACGAGAAAGAGCATTCACAGTATACCGGCTGTACTCATGCTAAACACCGCCATCAcaaaccaagatcaacgaatGCTTTGGTCAACACCAGGTTGGCTTCCCGAGGAGATTGGAATCATCGTAGAACAAGGGCAGTTTTTCTGTTACGAAGGCGAAGACCTGAAACTTCACCTCCAGAGGGGCATCCACAACATCGCAGTGTATTCGCTGACAGGCATGGCCATTAATATTGAGAGTGGACAATCGCAAAAGTCACACCTTGTTTCGATGGTCAATG TGGCACATGCAGAACCAGAGGCGCCTGGAGAGAGTCGATGGCATCTTTTCAACGACTTCTTGGTGAGGTCGGTTAGCACGGAAGAGGCACTCGCTTTCAACACATCTTGGAAGGTCCCTTCTGTAATTGCATACCAGATAAGAGATGagaacaacaagatcgatacTGAATGGAGGAGCAACATCGACACTTCCATACTTTACCAAGACTTCAA TGCAAACGCCgatccatcaacaaagaccTATCAAGTGCTCAACCCTGAGACTGAGGCGCCTGGCCCCAATACCATTATTGCACTGGACACTGAGTTCGTTGCTGTGCGACAACCTGAAATTGAAATGAATTCTGATGGTGAGCGGGAAACCATACGGCCGATAGTGTACGCACTTGCTCGTGCATCAGTTGTCCGCGGTCAGGGGGAAAACGAAGGGACACCCTTCATCGATGATTATATCAACATAAAGGAACCGATTGTCGACTATTTGACATCGTATTCGGGAATCACTGAACAAGACTTGGATCCTAGAGTTTCGAAACATAGTCTCCTGtcgttgaagatggcataCAAGAAGATGTGGATTCTTCTTAACCTCGGATGCAAGTTCCTTGGCCACGGACTAAAACAAGACTTCCGAGTTATCAACATACACATTCCTAAATCGCAGGTCATCGACACGATTGAcctgttcttcctccaaaCTCGGTTAAGGAGGCTATCGCTGGCTTTTCTGGCGTGGTATCTCTTGAAGGAAGATATCCAAATGGAGACCCACGATTCGATCGAAGATTCACGGACAGCACTCAAGTTGTATAAGAAGTATCTCGAGTTCCAGGATGCCGGAATCTTGGAGACCATATTGCAAGATATTTACCGAGCTGGCCGAGAGGTCAACTTCAAGCCGCCTCGCAAGGACGGCCAGCATATCCCAAGGACGGACACCCCTCCCCCTTTGCCAGTCGATGGCTCAACAGGGCCGGTAACACCTGTCAGAAGCCACAACATTCTGGCACAGACACCTGGATCTGCATTCGGAGGTGGCTCTAGCTGGACACCAGGAAAGGGATCACCATTACCATAG
- a CDS encoding PAB-dependent poly(A)-specific ribonuclease subunit PAN2, which translates to MDGDWAEVTRIPFPPPGVHAMPTPVATMTFDNSQELLWTGNEYGRVTSFYGTELQRYTSFKAHASSDGPIRQILVNEKGIVSLGAKDMHMAIRRGLPIWHIRHDDMKDLRCMSFTSKGTAEVIAAGMQDTMLVIDLIKGDVVKQVPTEHQYTIMRRGRYICAATQTGSVNLLDPVTFAVIKSWNAHSALINDMDAQHDFIVTCGYSLRQGQNYMLDPFLNVFDIKKMSSMPPIPFPAGAAYVRMHPRMLTTSIVVSQSGQMHVVDLMNPNTSDVRLANVTSYLSMFEIAPSGEAIALTDADCSIHLWGSPTKLHFVDLPTPIEFATPEEPLPNIDWGPDTPLNMIGLPHYREALASAWPDIPCDVGAPPVKFDPQFLAGLKPTEFGMYGRNTRGLRRNQAENTRNVNKSGSSGLKAPKFLSEKARELATSNAAASDKKADELISSLTDMGLESKKSDVPVMYRTVEIKYSKFGVDDFDFGFYNNTRYSGLETHISNSYANSLLQIMHFTPVIRNLALQHAATSCVSEICLLCELGFLFDMLQKAEGSICQATNLLKTLSNHPQAGPLGLLEEDPHGSSLNVMLQGLTRFLLDKIVHDYRTINPSSTAMDQVLATSATTSIRCINCRSEYTRPGSTYVNDLLYPSPAGSRNAKLPRISFSQVLKNSVERETTSKGWCSRCQRYQTIATRKSIHSIPAVLMLNTAITNQDQRMLWSTPGWLPEEIGIIVEQGQFFCYEGEDLKLHLQRGIHNIAVYSLTGMAINIESGQSQKSHLVSMVNVAHAEPEAPGESRWHLFNDFLVRSVSTEEALAFNTSWKVPSVIAYQIRDENNKIDTEWRSNIDTSILYQDFNANADPSTKTYQVLNPETEAPGPNTIIALDTEFVAVRQPEIEMNSDGERETIRPIVYALARASVVRGQGENEGTPFIDDYINIKEPIVDYLTSYSGITEQDLDPRVSKHSLLSLKMAYKKMWILLNLGCKFLGHGLKQDFRVINIHIPKSQVIDTIDLFFLQTRLRRLSLAFLAWYLLKEDIQMETHDSIEDSRTALKLYKKYLEFQDAGILETILQDIYRAGREVNFKPPRKDGQHIPRTDTPPPLPVDGSTGPVTPVRSHNILAQTPGSAFGGGSSWTPGKGSPLP; encoded by the exons ATGGACGGCGATTGGGCTGAG GTCACCCGGATTCCGTTCCCGCCTCCGGGCGTGCACGCGATGCCCACTCCGGTTGCGACTATGACCTTCGATAACTCTCAGGAACTTCTTTGGACAGGCAACGAATAT GGTCGAGTCACTTCCTTCTATGGGACCGAATTGCAGCGATATACCTCTTTCAAGGCCCATGCCTCCTCTGATGGCCCGATTCGTCAAATACTCGTCAATGAGAAAGGAATTGTTTCCCTCGGTGCTAAAGATATGCATATGGCCATTCGGAGAGGACTACCTATATGGCATATTAG ACATGACGATATGAAAGATTTGCGATGTATGAGCTTTACGTCTAAGGGAACGGCAGAGGTTATCGCTGCAGGAATGCAAGACACGATGCTTGTCATTGACCTCATTAAGGGTGATGTTGTCAAACAA GTGCCTACCGAACACCAGTACACAATAATGAGACGCGGGCGATATATATGCGCCGCAACTCAGACCGGTTCCGTCAACTTACTGGATCCTGTCACTTTTGCTGTCATCAAGTCTTGGAACGCGCACTCTGCTTTGATTAATGACATGGACGCTCAGCATGACTTCATCGTAACTTGCGGATACTCCTTAAGACAGGGTCAGAATTACATGCTTGACCCGTTCCTTAACGTCTTCGATATAAAGAAGATGTCATCGATGCCCCCTATTCCTTTCCCAGCTGGCGCTGCCTACGTGCGCATGCACccgaggatgttgacgaccAGCATCGTTGTCTCACAAAGTGGACAAATGCATGTTGTTGACTTAATGAATCCCAACACAAGCGACGTACGGTTGGCTAATGTTACTTCCTACTTGAGCATGTTTGAGATTGCACCCTCTGGCGAGGCGATTGCCCTCACAGATGCTGATTGCTCGATTCACCTTTGGGGATCCCCAACAAAACTCCATTTCGTGGACTTACCAACTCCGATCGAATTCGCAACTCCCGAAGAGCCCCTGCCCAATATTGACTGGGGCCCAGATAC ACCCCTGAACATGATCGGATTGCCGCATTATCGAGAGGCTCTGGCATCCGCCTGGCCAGACATCCCCTGCGATGTTGGAGCACCTCCTGTCAAGTTTGATCCACAGTTCCTGGCAGGGCTCAAGCCGACTGAGTTTGGGATGTACGGTCGCAATACTCGGGGTTTGCGAAGAAATCAGGCCGAGAACACTCGAAACGTGAACAAATCAGGAAGCTCTGGGCTCAAGGCCCCGAAATTCCTCAGTGAAAAAGCCCGCGAGCTTGCTACTAGTAATGCCGCTGCCTCTGATAAGAAGGCTGACGAGCTGATCAGCTCTCTTACTGATATGGGACTTGAAAGCAAGAAGTCTGACGTTCCAGTCATGTATAGAACTGTTGAGATCAAATACAGCAAATTCGGGGTGGACGACTTTGACTTCGG TTTCTACAACAACACGCGATACTCTGGACTCGAGACTCATATCTCGAATTCATATGCTAACTCGCTTTTACAAATCATGCACTTCACTCCTGTCATTCGaaatcttgctcttcagcatgCTGCTACCTCTTGCGTGAGCGAGATTTGCCTGCTGTGCGAGCTTGGATTCTTGTTTGATATGCTTCAAAAGGCTGAAGGCTCGATATGCCAAGCAACGAACTTACTAAAAACCCTGAGTAATCACCCTCAAG CCGGTCCTCTTGGTCTACTCGAGGAAGATCCTCATGGATCATCTCTTAACGTTATGCTTCAAGGACTCACTCGATTTCTCCTGGATAAAATAGTGCATGATTATAGGACTATCAACCCATCGTCGACTGCCATGGACCAG GTCTTGGCCACTTCCGCAACGACCTCAATCAGATGCATAAACTGTAGGAGCGAATATACTCGACCTGGATCAACATATGTCAATGATCTGCTTTATCCATCTCCT GCCGGCAGCCGAAATGCCAAGTTACCACGCATCAGCTTTTCTCAAGTTCTCAAAAATAGTGTTGAAAGGGAAACGACGTCCAAAGGATGGTGTAGTCGATGCCAGCGGTACCAGACCATAGCGACGAGAAAGAGCATTCACAGTATACCGGCTGTACTCATGCTAAACACCGCCATCAcaaaccaagatcaacgaatGCTTTGGTCAACACCAGGTTGGCTTCCCGAGGAGATTGGAATCATCGTAGAACAAGGGCAGTTTTTCTGTTACGAAGGCGAAGACCTGAAACTTCACCTCCAGAGGGGCATCCACAACATCGCAGTGTATTCGCTGACAGGCATGGCCATTAATATTGAGAGTGGACAATCGCAAAAGTCACACCTTGTTTCGATGGTCAATG TGGCACATGCAGAACCAGAGGCGCCTGGAGAGAGTCGATGGCATCTTTTCAACGACTTCTTGGTGAGGTCGGTTAGCACGGAAGAGGCACTCGCTTTCAACACATCTTGGAAGGTCCCTTCTGTAATTGCATACCAGATAAGAGATGagaacaacaagatcgatacTGAATGGAGGAGCAACATCGACACTTCCATACTTTACCAAGACTTCAA TGCAAACGCCgatccatcaacaaagaccTATCAAGTGCTCAACCCTGAGACTGAGGCGCCTGGCCCCAATACCATTATTGCACTGGACACTGAGTTCGTTGCTGTGCGACAACCTGAAATTGAAATGAATTCTGATGGTGAGCGGGAAACCATACGGCCGATAGTGTACGCACTTGCTCGTGCATCAGTTGTCCGCGGTCAGGGGGAAAACGAAGGGACACCCTTCATCGATGATTATATCAACATAAAGGAACCGATTGTCGACTATTTGACATCGTATTCGGGAATCACTGAACAAGACTTGGATCCTAGAGTTTCGAAACATAGTCTCCTGtcgttgaagatggcataCAAGAAGATGTGGATTCTTCTTAACCTCGGATGCAAGTTCCTTGGCCACGGACTAAAACAAGACTTCCGAGTTATCAACATACACATTCCTAAATCGCAGGTCATCGACACGATTGAcctgttcttcctccaaaCTCGGTTAAGGAGGCTATCGCTGGCTTTTCTGGCGTGGTATCTCTTGAAGGAAGATATCCAAATGGAGACCCACGATTCGATCGAAGATTCACGGACAGCACTCAAGTTGTATAAGAAGTATCTCGAGTTCCAGGATGCCGGAATCTTGGAGACCATATTGCAAGATATTTACCGAGCTGGCCGAGAGGTCAACTTCAAGCCGCCTCGCAAGGACGGCCAGCATATCCCAAGGACGGACACCCCTCCCCCTTTGCCAGTCGATGGCTCAACAGGGCCGGTAACACCTGTCAGAAGCCACAACATTCTGGCACAGACACCTGGATCTGCATTCGGAGGTGGCTCTAGCTGGACACCAGGAAAGGGATCACCATTACCATAG